gaactgttcatcaatgggttggttcggctcatagatgtaagccgaacctattcctgagagttcaggaataaaaaatgttaatggttcagcttatataatgaaaatcatagattttaacccattaaaatcaagtagattttatcttcatcttcaagagaatgaaaatacgaagataacgcaaaaagaatgaggtcattccgacattggacgaagaagttatgatcaaaacaagatcgaaagaattcagtctacagcgggaagttcggctgataactcatcaacacgagtcagccgaacctaaagcctataaatcaatattttcgaagtgtttaagggTGTATAGGTTATTGCATacccattagacaccccttatcaatacaccctgattaggaaaatgactttgtatgactataaagtttttggtatgcccaatattatggttccaaATAAAACCTCGTCTCCAGTCAGCCATCGTCTCGACTCTCTTCTGACTGAGGGCCGATTGATAATCAAGGTTTTGGAGATCAAGAAAAGATCAATACGGAATGGGTTTAGAGAGTCTAAGGGTTTACAGAAACCTATTAAAAGCTGTGAAGAAACATATTGGTACTCAAGGTACTAAAAAACATTTTACTGATTACATCACTCAAGAATTCagaaacacatcatcattaaCAGATCCAAAATTAATCAAACACAAGATTAACCTAGCTTCAAATTATACTTATATGCTCAATAGCATTCACCATCACCAGGTACATACTTGCTGAATTCAGTCtctctttttgtttctttttttttttttttaaatgaaagtGTATTGAATTTCAGGATTCATTTTTAGTTTCTGCCTTCA
This is a stretch of genomic DNA from Papaver somniferum cultivar HN1 chromosome 1, ASM357369v1, whole genome shotgun sequence. It encodes these proteins:
- the LOC113332882 gene encoding uncharacterized protein LOC113332882 translates to MGLESLRVYRNLLKAVKKHIGTQGTKKHFTDYITQEFRNTSSLTDPKLIKHKINLASNYTYMLNSIHHHQNLLFSYNIAVDRSEEMTRTLRKSAGSVGLQLPEVYRA